One segment of Candidatus Rokuibacteriota bacterium DNA contains the following:
- a CDS encoding thiaminase II: MAFTDELWDSIRAVYAAILRHPFLKGLTDGSLARESFRFYAVQDALYLREFARALSIAAARAPQDDWIIMFNEHAAGALKVERSLHESFFREFGLGP; encoded by the coding sequence ATGGCGTTCACCGACGAGCTCTGGGACTCCATCCGCGCCGTCTACGCGGCCATCCTGCGCCACCCCTTCCTCAAGGGGCTCACGGATGGGTCCCTCGCGCGGGAGAGCTTTCGCTTTTACGCGGTGCAGGACGCGCTCTACCTGCGCGAGTTCGCGCGGGCGCTCTCCATCGCGGCCGCGCGCGCCCCGCAGGACGACTGGATCATCATGTTCAACGAGCACGCGGCGGGCGCCCTCAAGGTGGAGCGGTCGCTCCACGAGAGCTTCTTCCGGGAGTTCGGCCTCGGCCC